The Xenopus tropicalis strain Nigerian chromosome 7, UCB_Xtro_10.0, whole genome shotgun sequence genome includes a region encoding these proteins:
- the tmco4 gene encoding transmembrane and coiled-coil domain-containing protein 4 isoform X1, with the protein MDPGQAAVSMQDESDGKAAAVVLGRALSEPDRFAYAGLCGICLSQLFPEKEQRSFCTKFVEDLVDWLDLSKSVLPAMVAFASGLGGEGTDTFTKLLLEDPALKSNPTVVTQDLVSFSLRDGFYDSRSRVLISHVSWLLRVPPGTLEICEESLMQSLKQHTEEPSESVQASRKKKESRKKLKRYLLIGLATVGGGTVIGLTGGLAAPLVAAGAATIIGSAGAAALASTAGIAIMASLFGAAGAGLTGYKMKKRVGAIEEFEFLPLTGGRQLHISIAITGWLSTGKYGSFVAPWQSLLHSSEQYCLAWESKYLMELGNTLDTLLNGLMNVVAQEALKFTILSGIVTALTWPASLITVASVIDNPWGVCLSRSAEVGKHLAHILLSRQQGRRPVTLIGFSLGARVIYFCLQELAQESGSEGIIEDVVLLGAPVEGDADRWEPLTRVVAGRIVNGYCRGDWLLSFVYRSSSAKLNVAGLQPVLLKDRRMVNMDLSSVVKGHLDYMKQMDTLLKAVGIKTKECRLGEQSGLLYQPPVIAAQQESKLVANDSVDTGPDSSWDWEPVTTGRDSHTVEQINCCSVKGCAGNETGQRCRNCANNNDCPFGELGGASQ; encoded by the exons ATGGATCCG GGCCAAGCTGCAGTCAGTATGCAGGATGAATCGGACGGCAAGGCAGCCGCGGTTGTGTTGGGGCGAGCCCTCAGCGAGCCGGACAGATTTGCCTATGCCGGCCTTTGTGGCATCTGTTTGTCTCAGCTGTTTCCTGAAAAAGAACAGAG GAGCTTCTGCACTAAGTTCGTGGAAGACTTGGTGGATTGGCTGGATCTGTCCAAGTCGGTGCTTCCGGCGATGGTGGCCTTTGCCAGTGGCTTAGGGGGAGAGGGAACTGATACCTTTACTAAACTTCTCCTGGAGGATCCAGCCTTGAAGTCCAACCCGACTGTCGTCACTCAG gATCTGGTGTCCTTTTCTCTCCGTGACG GGTTTTACGATTCTAGAAGCCGAGTGCTGATATCTCATGTCTCGTGGCTGCTGCGCGTCCCACCAGGAACATTGGAGATCTGCGAGGAGTCTTTAATGCAGAGCCTGAAGCAGCACACGGAGGAACCCTCAGA GTCGGTGCAGGCGTCTCGCAAAAAGAAGGAAAGTCGGAAAAAGTTAAAGAgatacttgctgattggtttggCCACTGTCGGGGGCGGCACCGTCATAG GTCTGACTGGTGGGCTCGCCGCCCCTCTGGTAGCTGCTGGGGCTGCAACAATTATCGGCAGTGCAGGAGCAGCCGCGCTGGCATCAACAGCTGGCATTGCCATTATGGCGTCGCTCTTTGGTGCAGCTGGAGCTGGACTGACAG GTTACAAGATGAAGAAACGAGTGGGAGCCATAGAGGAGTTCGAGTTTTTGCCCCTCACCGGGGGACGGCAGCTACATATTAGTATCGCTATTACTGGTTGGCTGTCCACGGGGAAATACG GAAGCTTTGTGGCACCCTGGCAGAGTTTGCTCCATTCCTCAGAGCAGTACTGCCTAGCGTGGGAGTCCAAATACCTCATGGAGCTGGGCAATACACTGGACACCTTGTTAAATGGGCTGATGAATGTGGTGGCACAGGAGGCACTGAAGTTCACCATCCTATCAG GGATCGTGACTGCGCTGACGTGGCCGGCGTCACTAATCACCGTGGCCAGTGTGATCGATAATCCTTGGGGGGTGTGTCTTAGCCGCTCAGCCGAGGTTGGCAAACACCTGGCACACATACTGCTCAGTAGGCAGCAG GGCAGGAGGCCTGTCACTCTGATTGGGTTCAGTCTCGGCGCTAGAGTCATTTATTTCTGCTTACAGGAGCTGGCACAGGAATCAG gctCAGAAGGAATCATTGAGGACGTGGTGttgctgggagccccagtggaaGGCGACGCAGATCGATGGGAGCCACTAACGCGGGTCGTGGCCGGGCGGATCGTTAATGGCTACTGCAG GGGGGACTGGTTGCTGAGCTTCGTGTATCGCAGCTCCTCGGCCAAACTGAACGTGGCAGGTTTGCAGCCGGTGCTGTTGAAGGACAGGCGAATGGTTAATATGGACCTCTCCTCTGTG GTTAAGGGGCATCTGGACTACATGAAGCAGATGGACACCCTGCTGAAAGCTGTCGGGATCAAGACCAAAGAGTGCCGGCTGGGAGAGCAGAGTGGCCTCCTGTACCAGCCCCCAGTCATTGCTGCACAGCAGGAAAGCAAGCTGGTAGCCAACGACTCGGTAGATACAGGACCGGACTCCTCTTGGGACTGGGAACCAGTAACAACGGGACGGGACTCGCATACCGTGGAACAAATAAACTGTTGCTCTGTAAAGGGCTGTGCTGGGAATGAAACGGGTCAGCGGTGCCGGAACTGTGCCAACAACAACGATTGCCCCTTTGGGGAACTGGGCGGGGCCTCTCAGTAG
- the tmco4 gene encoding transmembrane and coiled-coil domain-containing protein 4 isoform X2: MDPGQAAVSMQDESDGKAAAVVLGRALSEPDRFAYAGLCGICLSQLFPEKEQRSFCTKFVEDLVDWLDLSKSVLPAMVAFASGLGGEGTDTFTKLLLEDPALKSNPTVVTQDLVSFSLRDGFYDSRSRVLISHVSWLLRVPPGTLEICEESLMQSLKQHTEEPSESVQASRKKKESRKKLKRYLLIGLATVGGGTVIGLTGGLAAPLVAAGAATIIGSAGAAALASTAGIAIMASLFGAAGAGLTGYKMKKRVGAIEEFEFLPLTGGRQLHISIAITGWLSTGKYGSFVAPWQSLLHSSEQYCLAWESKYLMELGNTLDTLLNGLMNVVAQEALKFTILSGIVTALTWPASLITVASVIDNPWGVCLSRSAEVGKHLAHILLSRQQGRRPVTLIGFSLGARVIYFCLQELAQESGSEGIIEDVVLLGAPVEGDADRWEPLTRVVAGRIVNGYCRGDWLLSFVYRSSSAKLNVAGLQPVLLKDRRMVNMDLSSVEQDGGHPWGSTLAQSMGVFS; this comes from the exons ATGGATCCG GGCCAAGCTGCAGTCAGTATGCAGGATGAATCGGACGGCAAGGCAGCCGCGGTTGTGTTGGGGCGAGCCCTCAGCGAGCCGGACAGATTTGCCTATGCCGGCCTTTGTGGCATCTGTTTGTCTCAGCTGTTTCCTGAAAAAGAACAGAG GAGCTTCTGCACTAAGTTCGTGGAAGACTTGGTGGATTGGCTGGATCTGTCCAAGTCGGTGCTTCCGGCGATGGTGGCCTTTGCCAGTGGCTTAGGGGGAGAGGGAACTGATACCTTTACTAAACTTCTCCTGGAGGATCCAGCCTTGAAGTCCAACCCGACTGTCGTCACTCAG gATCTGGTGTCCTTTTCTCTCCGTGACG GGTTTTACGATTCTAGAAGCCGAGTGCTGATATCTCATGTCTCGTGGCTGCTGCGCGTCCCACCAGGAACATTGGAGATCTGCGAGGAGTCTTTAATGCAGAGCCTGAAGCAGCACACGGAGGAACCCTCAGA GTCGGTGCAGGCGTCTCGCAAAAAGAAGGAAAGTCGGAAAAAGTTAAAGAgatacttgctgattggtttggCCACTGTCGGGGGCGGCACCGTCATAG GTCTGACTGGTGGGCTCGCCGCCCCTCTGGTAGCTGCTGGGGCTGCAACAATTATCGGCAGTGCAGGAGCAGCCGCGCTGGCATCAACAGCTGGCATTGCCATTATGGCGTCGCTCTTTGGTGCAGCTGGAGCTGGACTGACAG GTTACAAGATGAAGAAACGAGTGGGAGCCATAGAGGAGTTCGAGTTTTTGCCCCTCACCGGGGGACGGCAGCTACATATTAGTATCGCTATTACTGGTTGGCTGTCCACGGGGAAATACG GAAGCTTTGTGGCACCCTGGCAGAGTTTGCTCCATTCCTCAGAGCAGTACTGCCTAGCGTGGGAGTCCAAATACCTCATGGAGCTGGGCAATACACTGGACACCTTGTTAAATGGGCTGATGAATGTGGTGGCACAGGAGGCACTGAAGTTCACCATCCTATCAG GGATCGTGACTGCGCTGACGTGGCCGGCGTCACTAATCACCGTGGCCAGTGTGATCGATAATCCTTGGGGGGTGTGTCTTAGCCGCTCAGCCGAGGTTGGCAAACACCTGGCACACATACTGCTCAGTAGGCAGCAG GGCAGGAGGCCTGTCACTCTGATTGGGTTCAGTCTCGGCGCTAGAGTCATTTATTTCTGCTTACAGGAGCTGGCACAGGAATCAG gctCAGAAGGAATCATTGAGGACGTGGTGttgctgggagccccagtggaaGGCGACGCAGATCGATGGGAGCCACTAACGCGGGTCGTGGCCGGGCGGATCGTTAATGGCTACTGCAG GGGGGACTGGTTGCTGAGCTTCGTGTATCGCAGCTCCTCGGCCAAACTGAACGTGGCAGGTTTGCAGCCGGTGCTGTTGAAGGACAGGCGAATGGTTAATATGGACCTCTCCTCTGTG GAACAAGATGGCGGCCATCCCTGGGGCTCCACGTTGGCTCAGTCCATGGGAGTGTTTAGCTGA